The Deinococcus radiotolerans genomic interval TCCAGCCCGCCATGCCGGCCGACGGCCGCAGCCACGAGGAGATCCGCGAGGGCATCGTCCGCGGCCTCTACCGCCTACAGAGAAGCGCCATGAAGAAACCCAAGCTCCAGGCGCAGATCCTCGCCGGGGGCCCCGCCATGGGCGCCGCGCAGGAAGCCGTCACCATGCTGGAGAAGTACGGCGTGGCCGCCGACCTGTGGAGCGTCACGAGCTACAAGGAACTCCACCAGGACGCCCTGCTCGCCCAGCGCCACAACATGCTCCACCCGACCGCCGAACCCCGCGTGCCGTACGTCGCGCAGCAGCTGAGCCGCGAGAACGCCCCCGGCGTCCTGATCAGCGTCAGCGATTACATCAAGCTCGGCGCGGACGGCCTGAACGGCCACCTCGACCGCAAACTCTGGACGCTCGGCACCGACGGCTTCGGGCGCAGCGAGGCGAGAGCGGAACTCCGCGACTTCTTCGAAGTGGACGCCAAGCACGTCGTCCTCGCCACCCTGTACGCCCTCCAGCGCGACGGCAAGATCAAGGGTGAAGTCGTCGCCCAGGCCATTGCCGACCTCGGCATCGACACGGAACGCGACGCTCCGGTACTGCGCTGACGCGCAGCGTCCAAGGGTCTGAGGGTCTAAGGGTCAACCAACCTCACCTCTTAGACCCTTAGACACTCAGACTCTTCACCCCTCTCCGAAGGAGAACCAATCATGGCGACTGAACTGAAACTGCCCGACGTGGGCGACAACATTGAGCAGGGCACGGTCGTGACGGTGCTCGTGAAGGCCGGGGACAGCGTGACCGAGGGCCAGCCGATCATCGAGATCGAGACCGACAAGGCCGTCATCGAGGTGCCCGCCGAGGCCGCCGGGACCGTGGAGGCCGTGAACGTGACCGTGGGCGACACCGTGAAGGTCGGCGGCGTGATCGCCACCCTGAGCGGCGGCAGCGCCCCGGCCGCCCCCGCCGCTCCGGCCAGCGGCCCGGTCGACGAGGCTGAGGTCGGCAGCAGCAAGGCGGTCGCGCAGGCGCAGCAGGACGCGCAGAAGGAACAGGCCGGTGAGGCCGCCGCGCCCGCCACCCCTTCCGCTGCCGCCAGCGCCGGCGGGCAGATCACCCTGCCGGACGTGGGCGACAACATCGAGCAGGGTACCGTCGTCAGCGTCCTCGTGAAGGAAGGCGACACCGTCAGCGAGGGCCAGCCCGTCATCGAGATCGAGACGGACAAGGCCGTCGTGGAAGTCCCCGCCAACGCGGGCGGCACCGTGACCGGCGTGAACGTGAAGGTCGGCGACACCGTGAAGGTGGGCGGCGTGATCGCCACCCTGGGTGGCGCGGGCGCCCCCGCCGCACCGGCCAGCGCGCCCGCCCCGGCCGCCGCTGCCCCGGCACCTGCGGCCGCCCCGGCAGCCTCCACGCCGGCCAGCGCCCCCACCGTCGTGAAGGTGAACATCAGCGGCGGCGAGCAGCCCGCCGCGCAGTTCCCCAAATCACAGGGCACCCAGAACCCCCAGACCTTCGACGGCCGCACCGTCGTGGCCGCCGCGCCCAGCGTCCGCCGCCTCGCGCGGGAACTCGGCGTGGACATCCACGCCGTGCACGGCACCGGCATCGCGGGCCGCATCAGTGAGGAGGACGTGCGCCGCACCGGCGGCACCCCCACCGTCACTGCGCCTGCCGCCGCCCCGGCCGCCAGCGCCCCCGCAGCTGCGCCCGCTGTGGCCGCCGCGCCACTGCCCGACTTCACGAAGTGGGGCGCTATCACCCGCGAGGACATGAGCGGCATCCGCAAGGCCACCGTCCGCTCCATGACCGCCAGCACCGCCATCCCCATGGTCACGCACTTCGACAAGGCCGACGTGACCGTCATGGAAGAGGTCCGTAAACGCTTCGGCGCGCGCGTGGAGAAGGCAGGCGGCAAGCTCACCATGACCCACATCCTCATGAAAGTCGTCGCGAACGCCCTGCGCAAGTTCCCCAAGTTCGGCGCGAGCCTCGACCTGGACGCCCAGCAGGTCATCTACAAGGACTTCGTGAACATCGGCGTCGCCGTGGACACGCCCGTCGGCCTGCTCGTGCCCGTCGTCAAGGACGCCGACCGCAAGAGCATCACCGACCTCGTCCTCGAACTGAGCGAAATGGCCGGCAAGGCCCGTGACCGCAAGCTGAAACCCGACGAGATGCAGGGCGCCACCTTCACGATCAGCAACCTCGGCGGGATCGGCGGGCACGCCTTCACGCCCATCGTGAACAGCCCCGAGGTCGCCATCCTCGGCGTGTCACGCGGCGGCATGGAACCCGTCTGGAACAAGGAGAAAGGCGAGTTCGAACCCCGCAACATGCTCCCCATCAGCCTCACCTACGACCACCGCCTGATCGACGGCGCCGACGCCGCCCGCTTCGTGCGCTTCATCTGCGAGTCGCTGGAAGACCCCTTCCTGATCTCGCTGTAACCCCCCCCTGAAAAAAGGCCCCCGTCCAAGTGGTGGGGGTCTTCCTGTAGGGATCGGTTACCGGACGCTCAGCACGCGGCAGGACCCCATCACCAGATAGGAAGCCTTCTCAGGCGTGAAAAGGGCAGTGTACTTGTCCTGCTTGGCACCCAGCACCACAGAACAGCTGGCCTCGTTGAAGCGCCCCAGCTGACGGACCTTGAAAGCCGCAGTGCGCTGCCCCGACCTGTCATTCCGGAGGATGACCTCGCCGAAGTCGGTGCGGGCTTTGCTGACACTGGCCGTCATGGTCGCCATGGATTCGACCGTCTCGCACCGGCCTTCACATGGCAGCGGACGTTCCTCACCAATGATGCGGAACGTTTCAGTCTCATGCTGACCACCCAGGGTGAACTCAATCTCCCACTCCTGGCCCGAGCGGACGCGATCTGAATCCACGCGACTGGTTGTGGATGCCGTGGATGCTGGCGCGCAGCTGATCAGGAGGGTGAACAGGGGAAGAAGAAAGACTTTTCGCATGCGTGTGCAGCGTACCGGAAACGCACGTATGAGCGTTGGGCGCCCTGTTCAAAAGGCGGATGCCAGCCGGTCCGTTGCCTGCTGGCTTCGGACCGGAGGAACCATGCAGAAGATTCTCAGTCTGTACGTGCGGAATTACGAGTCGGATCGCCTCGTCAGGGACGAGGTGGTGCCGGGTTCAGCGTGGGTGCTGGCGGGTGAGGGGGTCGCCACCCGCAAGTGGGACGGCACGAGCTGCCTTGTCCGCAGTGGTGAACTCTGGCGGCGTTACGATGCCAAGAAGGGCCGTACGCCCCCTGAGGGGTTTCAGCCGGCTCAGGCGCCCGACCCGGTGACCGGGCATCACCCATGCTGGCTTCCGGTGGGGGAGGGCCCGGATGACGCGTACCACCGCGAGACGTGGGCGGCGGCCGGGCAGGCGCTGCCGGACGGCACGTACGAGCTGATCGGGCCGAAAGTCCAGGGGAACCCGGAGGGTGTCCCCACCCACAGGCTGGTGCCGCACGGTCAGGACACGCTCCCAGACGCGCCGCGTGAATACGCGGCGCTGCGCGCTTACCTCGAAGCGCGGCCTGACATGGAAGGCATCGTCTGGCACCACCCGGACGGACGAATGGTGAAGCTCAAACGCAAGGATTTCTTCGGTAGCCGTCGCCGCTGAACTCCACACGAATGGGCCGCCCTGCGGATGAGGGCGGCCCGTCTGGTTGCGGCCTACTTGTCTTCGCTGAGGGCGAAGCCGCGGCTGAACTGTTCCTGCAGGGCGGTGAACACGATCAGGGGTGGCAGCATGGTGATGATGGCGCCTGCCATGACGGCGCCCCAGTCGGTCTGGCCGCCCACCTCGATGAGTTTGCGCAGGCCGACCTGCACGACCTGGTGGTCGTCGCGCTGCATGATCACCAGCGGCCAGAGGTACTGGTCCCAGGCGTACACGAACTGAATGACGGCCAGCGCGCCGATGGTGTTCCAACTCATGGGGATGAGGATGCGGGTGAGGTAGCGCAGCGGCCCGCAGCCGTCGATGCGGGCGGCGTCGGCGAGGCTGGCGGGGATGTTCAGGAAGTGCTGGCGGAACAGGAACGTGCCGGTGGCGCTGGCCAGGAACGGCACGATGATCGCCGCGAACGAGTCGGCCCATTTCAGGTCGCGGCTGACGAGGTCGAACAAGGCGACGATCAGCACCTCGGTGGGCAGCATCAGCGATACGAGGACCAGGGCGAAGGCCGCGCCCTTGAGGGGAAAGCGGAAGTACACGAAGGCCAGCGCGGCCAGCAGGGCCAGGACGGTCTTGCCGGCGGTAACGGTGACGGCCACGATGAGGCTGTTGAGCATGGAGCGGCCCAAGTGGGCGTCCACCCACACGCGTTCCAGGTTCGTGAAGAACGCGCCGCCAGGCAGCAGGGAGGGGCTCAGCACCGCGCTGGACGGCTGCGTGGCCTTGATCAGCGCGAGGATCAACGGGGCGCTGATGAGCAGCACCGCCAGGATCAGGGCAAGGTGCGCGCTCCAGTCGCCCCGGCGGGCGCGGGTGGGCGATGCGGTGCGGGCGCGGGGCAGCAGGCGGTCACGCACCATAGTGCACCCGCCGCTCGCCCAGCCGGAACTGCATGAACGTCACGAACGCCACGAGGGCCAGCATCAGCGCGCCCTGCGCGGCCGCCGCGCCGGTCTTGAAGTTCACGAAGCCGTCCTGGTACAGCTGGTACACCAGGAAGGTCGTGATCCCTGCGTGGCCCACGTACGGCCCACCGCGCGTGAGCAGGTCGGTCAGCGCGAACGAGTCGAACAGCGCCGCGACGATGTTCGTGAACACCAGGAAGAACGTGACCGGGCTCAGCAGCGGGAACGCCACGCGCCAGAACACCTGCGCGGGGGTCGCCCCGTCGATCTGCGCGGCCTCCATGACGTCGGTCGGGAGGTTCCGGATGCTCGCCAGGTAGAACACGATGTTGTACGCGAGGCCCTTCCAGATGGCCGCGACCGTCACCAGCGCGAACGCGAGCAGCGGCGTGTCCAGCCAGCGGGGGCGGACGCCCACCAGGTCACCCAGGATCTGGTTCACCACGCCGATCTCCGGGTTGAACAGGAACAGCCACAGCGTCCCGGCAATGGCGGGACTCAGCGCGTACGGGTAGATGAGCAGCAGCCGGTACGCGCGTGACCCCCGGACGGGACGGCTGGCCAGCCACGCCAGCCCCAGCGACAGCAGCAGCCCGCCCGTGACGCTCAGCAGCGTGAACACCAGCGTCTGCAGCGCCACCTGCCGGTACGTGGCGCTGCCCAGCAGGTCCGTGATGTTCCCCAGGCCCACCCACTGCTCGGTGCCCAGGATCAGGTTTGCGCGGTATCCCGCCAGCCGCAGCGTGCGCAGGGTCGGCAGGTAGATGAACACCGCCAGGATCAGCAAGCTGGGCAGCAGGAACAGCCACGGCAGCGCCGCGCCCCGGAACACCGCCCGGTCCTCCCGCCCGCCCGCATCCCTTTTCTGGCGGACGCTCAGCACGCCGCGCCCCTCGAATCGTCGGTCATACCCTCTCCTTCAACGCCGGGCGCGACCCACCCCGGTCAGGGCAGGTCGCGCGGGGAGCGCAGTTACTTGAAGTTCGCGTTGTACTCGCCCAGCGCGGCGTCGGCGCGGGCCTTGGTGTCCTTCAGCGCGGCGGCCACGCCCTGGCCGCCCAGCACTTTCTGGACGCCTTCCTCGATGATGCGGCGGGTCTGGATGGCCGCGCCGTTCAGGCCGCCGGCCGTGGCGGGGCTGGGCACGGTGCGGGTCAGCTGGTTGAACGCCACGAGTTGCAGCGGCGTCTGGCTGAACCAGCCCTGTTTACGCAGCAGGTCAATGCTGCTCTGGCGCACGGGGTAGTACCCGGTGAGTTTGTGCCAGTCGGCCATGTTCTGCGTGTTCGTCATGAACAGCGCGAAGTCCAGCGCGCCCTCGGCCTGTGCCTTGCTGACACCCTTGCTGATCCACAGGCTGGCCCCGCCGATCACGACGCCGTTACGCTTGCTGCCGTCCGGGATGGGCAGCGCGCCCACGCCGACCGTGAAGCCGTTTTTCTTCGCGGCGTCGCGGATGTTGCCGATGTCGGCGGTGGACGTGATGTGGAACGCGGCCTTCTGGTTCGTGAAGATGGCGTCGCTGCCGTCCCAGTCTTCCAGTTTGCCGGTGTAGGTGTAGTAGCCGCGGTCCTGCATGGTCTTGAAGAAGCTGAAGATGTTTTGCGCGGCTTTGCTGTCCAGGGTGGTGCTCGTGGCGCGGCCCTGACGGCCGTTGCCGTTGTTCAGGAGGGTCTGGCCCTGCTGCGCCATCCACTGCTCGACGAACCAGCCGTTCAGGCTCATGCCGAAGCACTTGGCGTCCAGTTTCGCGGCCTCGATCTTCTGGCAGGCTTTCATCAGCGCGCCGAAGGTGGTGGGCGGCGTCTTGGGGTCCAGGCCCGCTTTCTTCAGCAGCTCTTGGTTGAAGTACAGGACTGGGCTGCTGGAGTTGAACGGCAAGCTGTTCACCTTCCCGCCGATCGTGTAGTAGTTGATGACCGGCTTGATGTAGTCGCTGAAGTCCACGTTCTTCACGCTGCTGACGGGCTGGAACGCGCCGCTGTCCAGCGCGAGCTGACTGCCCACCTCGAAGATCTGCACGAGGGCCGGGGCCTTGCCCTGCCGCGCGGCCAGGATGGTCGCCTGGAGGCTGTCGTTGTAGCTGCCCTTGTAGCTGGGCACGACCTTCACGCCGGGGTTGGCCTTGTTGAACGCGTCGGCGCGCGCCTGGATCCAGCCGCTGCGTTTGGCGTCCCCGAAGGAATGCCAGAACTCAACGACGGTCTGGGCCTGGGCGGCGGAGGCGGCGGGCCCGACCAGGGCCAGCGTCAGCAGGAGTTTCTTCACGTGACCGAGGCTAGGCTCTCATGTTCAGGCGACCATCAGCGGCGCGTGACGGGACCGTCAGGGGAACGTCGGCTGCCGGTCAGGTCACGCGCCAGAGGAGTGCCCGGCCGCGTGGGCGGCGCAGGCCCGCTGTTCATGACAGGCGGTATCCTGCGCGGCATGGGTGCGCTTTACCTGCTCGTCACGCTGGGCTTCACGGCGCTGCTGCTGTTGCTTCTGCTGCGGCCCGGCGCGGCGCGCGGCATGGCCGTGTGGGGCCTCGGCGCGCTGCTCCCGCTGCTCGCGGCGCTGACCGTGGCGCTCCTCCACCGCTGACCCCGGGGGCCTGCTCTTACTCGCCCAGGTAGCGGCGCAGGTCGTCAATGGCGTGGCTGGTGCCGATCACAACCAGCTTGTCATGCGGGCGCAGCTCATCCTCGGCGCGGGGCGTCACCTCGATCTTCCCAGCGCGGCTGATCGCGATGATCTGCACGTTGAAGCGGCCCGTGAGGTTCAGGTCGCGCAGCGTGCCCTTCAGGCGCTCATTCGCCTCGATCTCCACGATGGCGTAGTCGCCGCCCAGGTCCAGGGTATCCACAATGTTCGGCGTGGCGATCTGCCGCGCCAGCCGCACGCCCATGTCATGCTCGGGCCGGATGACCAAGTCCGCGCCGATGCGTTCCAGCACGCGGCGTGCCATCTCATCAATGGCCTTGCTGACCACGTACGGCGCGCCGAGGCTCTTGGCGTTCATGGTGGCCAGGATGTTCGCCTGCACGTCCGTGCCGATCGCCACGACCACCACGTCGAAATCCCCGACGCCCAGGGCGCGCAGGGCCCGCTCGTCGCTGGCGTCCACGATGGCGGCGTGCGTGACGAGGTTCATGACCCGCTCGACGTTCTCCTCGTTCTGGTCGATGGCGACGACCTCGTGACCCATCTCGTAGAGGGTGGTGGCCACGGCCGTACCGAAGCGGCCCAGGCCGATCACCAGACACTGTTTGCTTTTCATCGATGGTCCTTTCTGCCGCCCGGAGCTGGGCAGCGTCATCCGATTGTGCCGCAAACGGGGCGCGGACGCTTCCGCTCAGGCGGGCAGGGCGCCCCGCAGGTCCGGGCTGGCGGCGCTGTCCTCATGGACCGGGCCCAGCAGCACGCGGTTGGTCCCGTTGGCCTGCGCGGCGGTCAGGGTGTCCTCGGCGGCGCGCAGCAGACCCAGGGCGTCCAGCTGCCCGTCGGCGTACATCACGCCGATGGTGACGGTCGGAATGAGGCCGTCCAGCGGGCGGGACGCCACGCGCACCCGCAGCCGCTCGCAGGCGGCGCGGGCCGAGCGGGCGTCCGGGGCGCGCATGATCAGGGCCATCTGCCCGTCGCCCAGGCAGCCCAGCAGGTCCTGGTCGCGGACGGTGCCCATCAGCACCCGGGACACGTGCGCGGACAGCCGCGCGTCCAGCGCCTGCCCCGGGGGAACATCAACGCCGATGGCCGCGACCACCAGCCGCTCGGGCAGGCGGCGGTGCATGGCCTTGAGCTGCTGTTCCAGGACCGGCCGGGCGGGCAGGCCGGTCAGGGCGTCACGGCCCGGCAGGTCCTGACCCAGCACGGCCTGGCGGACGTCGGCGCTCAGGCGGTGCGCGGCGTTGCGCTGCCCGAACAGCAGCACGCCACTGGCGAGCAGCATCTGAAGCAGGGTGCCCACCACGCTGCCCTGAAAGCTCGTGGGGTCGTGCGCGACCTTGGCGATCAGCAGCAGGCTCAGGCCGCCCAGCGCCGCGGCGTTCAGGGGGCCGCTGACCTGCGCGCCCAGCGCCCACAGGTGCGAGGCGATCAGCACGGCCATCCAGGGGGCCAGGCCCATCAGGGTGGACAGGCCCGCGCCGTCCGGCAGGACGAACAGGACGTAGCCGATCTTGGTGAGCAGGTACGTCCAGCCGCCCAGCAGCGCGGCCACCTGCACCGTGAGCAGTGGCAGGCGCGTGAAGCTCAGTGCGGCCAGGAGCGTGCCCTGGAGGGCCGCCATGAGGGGCAGGGCCAGCCGCTCGAAGGGATCGTGCTGGTGGTAGACCGCCGCGAGCAGCGTGGCCACCAGGATGCCCGCCAGCAGCCGCTGGTTCAGCGCCCGGTGGTCCACGGTCGTGCGGAACACGCCGCCGCGCGCGTCACGGGCGGACGGCGTCAGGGCACTGGGGCGGAGGTCGGGCAGCATCTCACGTCCGATTGCACCACGCGCACTCTCACGGAGACCTGACAACGCCGCCCGGCCCGTTCAGGGCGCCGCGACCCGAAGCCCGGCTGCCGTCAGGGCCGCGCGCAGCGCCCCGGCCAGTTCGGCGGCCTCGGCGCCGTCGCCGTGCAGGCACAGCGTCCGCGCGGGCACGGCGACCTCCTCGCCGGTCATGGCGGTCGTCACGCCGTCCCGGGCGATGCGGACGCCCTGCGCGACCGCCGCGTCAAAGGGCAGCAGCGCGCCCGCCTGCCCGCGCGGCCATAGGCTCCCGTCCGGCGCGTATCCGCGGTCCGCGAAGCCCTCCCCGATCTCCCGCTGCCCTGCGGCGCGCGCCTCGCGCAGCATCACGCTGCCCGGCCCGGCCAGCCCGAAGAACAGCGGCACGCCACTGTCCGCCGCGGCCTGCGCCACCGCGCGCGCCAGGGTCTCGTCCCGGACGGCCATGTTGTACAGCATTCCGTGCGGCTTGACGTGCCGCAGCGCCACGCCCTCGCGCGCCGCGACGGCCTTCAGGGCCTCGATCTGCTCGCGCACGAACGCGCGGACCTCGTCCGGCGGGAAGTGCAGTTCGCGCCGCCCGAAGCCCTCCCGGTCCGGGAAGCCCGGGTGCGCGCCCGCCGCCACCCCGAAGCGCGCCGCGAGCCTCAGCGAGCCCCGCATGCTCTCCAGATCCCCGGCGTGGCCGCCGCAGGCGATGTTCGCGCTGCTCACGGCCCTCATCACGGTCTCCTCGTGCGCGCTGCCCTCTCCCAGGTCGGCGTTCAGGTCGATGCTTGGCAGGGTCATACCTTCCAGTGTAGTCACCCGCCGCGCGCCACAATACGGGCGTGACCCGCGCCCACCTCCTGCTGCTGCCCCTGCTGCTCGCCGCCTGCACGTCCACCCCCACCCCGCAGAGTGACGACGTGCCCACCGTGGCGCGCCCCACCCGCCCGGACCAGCCCAGCTGCGCCCTGACGCCCGCGTGGCTGAGCGACCTGGGCGGCCCGCGCGGGCTGATGGGCGTGAATCTGCGGCCCGCGCCGCTGCGCCCCCAGGCCACCCCCAGCCTGTTCGACGAGCTGCTGGACGTCCGCGAGGCCATCAACCTGAACTACTGGGGGGTGTCCAGCGTGGACCTCCAGGCGCTGCACGAGCAGGCCGAAACCGCCGCCCGCAAGGCGTTCGGGAACCTGCGCGCCGCGCCCCTGACCGCGCAGACCGACGCCTTCATGAATGATTACGTGGACGGCGTGCAGGACGGGCACACCTACTTCCTGGACGCCGCCGGGTACCGCGCGTTCCGGGACAGCCTGAGCGCGGCGCCCACCCCCGCCCCCCGCCTGGGCGTCCGCTGGGCCCCGGTGCCCGCAGAGGACGGCGCGGTGCTGCTCGACGCGTTCCCCGGCTGGCCCGCCGCGCAGGCCGGACTGACGCGCGGGGACACGCTGCTGAGCGTGAACGGCCAGCCCCTGAACCGGCAGCCGGGCGATAGCGACCAAATGCACGCCGCGCGCCTGACCGCCCTGCTGGGGCAGGTAAGTGCCGCTGGTGAGCCTGTGCTGGTCACGTACCGCCGCGCCCAGGGCGGCGCAGAAACGACCGCCAGCGTGAGCGTCACGCCCCGCGTCCTGAGCAGCGCCCCGATGCCCTACGCGCAGGCGGTGGCGCCCGGCACGCTGCTGCTGCGCCTGCCCACCTTCGCCACCGGCGGCGTGGCGGATCAGGTGCATGCCCTGCTGGGCGACGCGCAGCGCGCGGGCGCCACCCGCGTGATTCTGGACCTGCGCGGCAACGGCGGCGGCCTGCTGTCCGAGGCGATCGGCGTGGCCGGCGCGTTCGCCGGGGACCGGGCGGGGGAGACCATCGAGACCCTCGACGGGCAGGACGTGACCTTCGCGTACCGCGGCGGGCAGGTGCTCGCGGGCGTGAACTGCGCCCCCACCAGCCCCGTCCTGACGCTGAACAGCCCGGCCCGCTGGACGGGCACCGTGACGGTCCTCGTGAATGCCGGGTCCGCCAGCGCCTCCGAGATCGTCGCGCAACTCGCCGCGCAGACCGGCGCTGGCCTGACCGGCGAGCCGACCTACGGCGTCGGGAATACCGTCACCGTCATCGGCGGCCTCAGCGGGGACCGCGGCCTGTCGGTCACCATCGGCCGCGCCAACGACCTGAGCGGCCGTCCCCTGCACGCCAGCGTGACCCCCACCCCGGTCACGGCCGACGACCTGCGCGCCCTCGCCCACGGGCATGACCTGCCGCTCGAGGCTGCCCTGAAGTGACCGCAACGGGGAGAAGCGGAGGCCGCGTGGTGGGCGCAGGTGAGTTGCCTCTTGCCCTTACTGCCTGAGGACCCACTCTGCCTGCCGCAGCGCCCGCTCCTGAGCCTGATACGCCGCGTGCGCTGCGTCGCGCGTCACCTGCCGCAACGTCAGGGTGTCGCCGGGCCGCAGCTGCCCCAGGCGCGGCAGGTCCGCCGTGATCACCACCAGCGGCGTGGGGTACCCGCCGTGCGTGCCCGCATCCGGCAGCAGCAGGATCGGGCGGCCATCCGGGGGCAGCTGCAGCATGCCGGGCACGTTCGGCACGCTGGGCCGCGCCGGGTCGCGCGGCGCCGCGACCGCCTCATGCAGGCGCGCGCCCATGCGGTCCGCCTGCGCACTGACCGTGAACGGCCGGTTCAGCAGCTCTGCCGGCAGGTTGCCGGTCAGGTCCCGGGTGCCGATCACGCGCAGGTCATGGTGCGGCCCAAGGGGCGTGCGGATCTCCGGCGCGATGAACGCCCGCCGCGCCCCGTGGGGGGGCGCCGTCGCCCAGGTCAGGTGATCCCCGGGCCGCAGCGCGCGCCCCTGCATCCCGCCGAACCCGGCGCGCAGGTCCGTGGCGCGGCTGCCGAACACCTCGTGCGCGTTCAGACCGCCGCGCACCGCCAGGAACGCCCGCAGGCCCGCCGCGGTGCCCGCGACCGCCAGCGTCTGTCCGGCCTGCACCGGGACGGCCCGCCACAGCGGGAAGGGCGCGCCGTCCAGCGCCGCGTCGAACGGCGCGCCGCACAGGCTGATCAGCGCCGCCTCGTGAAACAGCAGGCTGGGCCCCCCCAGCGTGACTTCCAGGCCCGCCGCGCCCGGCGCGTTCCCGACCAGCGCGTTCGCCAGGCGACGCGCCGGCGCGTCGGCCGCGCCTCCGGCCGGAACGCCCAGGGACCGCACCTGACGGCCCGCGTCCTGCACGGTGCTCTGCACGCCCGCGCGCAGCACCGTCGCGCCCGTGGCCGGCGCCCTGGCCCCCGCCGTCACGGGCGGGCCTCA includes:
- a CDS encoding carbohydrate ABC transporter permease — encoded protein: MLSVRQKRDAGGREDRAVFRGAALPWLFLLPSLLILAVFIYLPTLRTLRLAGYRANLILGTEQWVGLGNITDLLGSATYRQVALQTLVFTLLSVTGGLLLSLGLAWLASRPVRGSRAYRLLLIYPYALSPAIAGTLWLFLFNPEIGVVNQILGDLVGVRPRWLDTPLLAFALVTVAAIWKGLAYNIVFYLASIRNLPTDVMEAAQIDGATPAQVFWRVAFPLLSPVTFFLVFTNIVAALFDSFALTDLLTRGGPYVGHAGITTFLVYQLYQDGFVNFKTGAAAAQGALMLALVAFVTFMQFRLGERRVHYGA
- the aceF gene encoding dihydrolipoyllysine-residue acetyltransferase codes for the protein MATELKLPDVGDNIEQGTVVTVLVKAGDSVTEGQPIIEIETDKAVIEVPAEAAGTVEAVNVTVGDTVKVGGVIATLSGGSAPAAPAAPASGPVDEAEVGSSKAVAQAQQDAQKEQAGEAAAPATPSAAASAGGQITLPDVGDNIEQGTVVSVLVKEGDTVSEGQPVIEIETDKAVVEVPANAGGTVTGVNVKVGDTVKVGGVIATLGGAGAPAAPASAPAPAAAAPAPAAAPAASTPASAPTVVKVNISGGEQPAAQFPKSQGTQNPQTFDGRTVVAAAPSVRRLARELGVDIHAVHGTGIAGRISEEDVRRTGGTPTVTAPAAAPAASAPAAAPAVAAAPLPDFTKWGAITREDMSGIRKATVRSMTASTAIPMVTHFDKADVTVMEEVRKRFGARVEKAGGKLTMTHILMKVVANALRKFPKFGASLDLDAQQVIYKDFVNIGVAVDTPVGLLVPVVKDADRKSITDLVLELSEMAGKARDRKLKPDEMQGATFTISNLGGIGGHAFTPIVNSPEVAILGVSRGGMEPVWNKEKGEFEPRNMLPISLTYDHRLIDGADAARFVRFICESLEDPFLISL
- a CDS encoding S41 family peptidase — encoded protein: MTRAHLLLLPLLLAACTSTPTPQSDDVPTVARPTRPDQPSCALTPAWLSDLGGPRGLMGVNLRPAPLRPQATPSLFDELLDVREAINLNYWGVSSVDLQALHEQAETAARKAFGNLRAAPLTAQTDAFMNDYVDGVQDGHTYFLDAAGYRAFRDSLSAAPTPAPRLGVRWAPVPAEDGAVLLDAFPGWPAAQAGLTRGDTLLSVNGQPLNRQPGDSDQMHAARLTALLGQVSAAGEPVLVTYRRAQGGAETTASVSVTPRVLSSAPMPYAQAVAPGTLLLRLPTFATGGVADQVHALLGDAQRAGATRVILDLRGNGGGLLSEAIGVAGAFAGDRAGETIETLDGQDVTFAYRGGQVLAGVNCAPTSPVLTLNSPARWTGTVTVLVNAGSASASEIVAQLAAQTGAGLTGEPTYGVGNTVTVIGGLSGDRGLSVTIGRANDLSGRPLHASVTPTPVTADDLRALAHGHDLPLEAALK
- the pxpA gene encoding 5-oxoprolinase subunit PxpA, with the protein product MTLPSIDLNADLGEGSAHEETVMRAVSSANIACGGHAGDLESMRGSLRLAARFGVAAGAHPGFPDREGFGRRELHFPPDEVRAFVREQIEALKAVAAREGVALRHVKPHGMLYNMAVRDETLARAVAQAAADSGVPLFFGLAGPGSVMLREARAAGQREIGEGFADRGYAPDGSLWPRGQAGALLPFDAAVAQGVRIARDGVTTAMTGEEVAVPARTLCLHGDGAEAAELAGALRAALTAAGLRVAAP
- a CDS encoding biotin-dependent carboxyltransferase family protein codes for the protein MTAGARAPATGATVLRAGVQSTVQDAGRQVRSLGVPAGGAADAPARRLANALVGNAPGAAGLEVTLGGPSLLFHEAALISLCGAPFDAALDGAPFPLWRAVPVQAGQTLAVAGTAAGLRAFLAVRGGLNAHEVFGSRATDLRAGFGGMQGRALRPGDHLTWATAPPHGARRAFIAPEIRTPLGPHHDLRVIGTRDLTGNLPAELLNRPFTVSAQADRMGARLHEAVAAPRDPARPSVPNVPGMLQLPPDGRPILLLPDAGTHGGYPTPLVVITADLPRLGQLRPGDTLTLRQVTRDAAHAAYQAQERALRQAEWVLRQ
- a CDS encoding carbohydrate ABC transporter permease, with translation MVRDRLLPRARTASPTRARRGDWSAHLALILAVLLISAPLILALIKATQPSSAVLSPSLLPGGAFFTNLERVWVDAHLGRSMLNSLIVAVTVTAGKTVLALLAALAFVYFRFPLKGAAFALVLVSLMLPTEVLIVALFDLVSRDLKWADSFAAIIVPFLASATGTFLFRQHFLNIPASLADAARIDGCGPLRYLTRILIPMSWNTIGALAVIQFVYAWDQYLWPLVIMQRDDHQVVQVGLRKLIEVGGQTDWGAVMAGAIITMLPPLIVFTALQEQFSRGFALSEDK
- a CDS encoding RNA ligase 1 family protein, coding for MQKILSLYVRNYESDRLVRDEVVPGSAWVLAGEGVATRKWDGTSCLVRSGELWRRYDAKKGRTPPEGFQPAQAPDPVTGHHPCWLPVGEGPDDAYHRETWAAAGQALPDGTYELIGPKVQGNPEGVPTHRLVPHGQDTLPDAPREYAALRAYLEARPDMEGIVWHHPDGRMVKLKRKDFFGSRRR
- a CDS encoding potassium channel family protein — translated: MKSKQCLVIGLGRFGTAVATTLYEMGHEVVAIDQNEENVERVMNLVTHAAIVDASDERALRALGVGDFDVVVVAIGTDVQANILATMNAKSLGAPYVVSKAIDEMARRVLERIGADLVIRPEHDMGVRLARQIATPNIVDTLDLGGDYAIVEIEANERLKGTLRDLNLTGRFNVQIIAISRAGKIEVTPRAEDELRPHDKLVVIGTSHAIDDLRRYLGE
- a CDS encoding ABC transporter substrate-binding protein, encoding MKKLLLTLALVGPAASAAQAQTVVEFWHSFGDAKRSGWIQARADAFNKANPGVKVVPSYKGSYNDSLQATILAARQGKAPALVQIFEVGSQLALDSGAFQPVSSVKNVDFSDYIKPVINYYTIGGKVNSLPFNSSSPVLYFNQELLKKAGLDPKTPPTTFGALMKACQKIEAAKLDAKCFGMSLNGWFVEQWMAQQGQTLLNNGNGRQGRATSTTLDSKAAQNIFSFFKTMQDRGYYTYTGKLEDWDGSDAIFTNQKAAFHITSTADIGNIRDAAKKNGFTVGVGALPIPDGSKRNGVVIGGASLWISKGVSKAQAEGALDFALFMTNTQNMADWHKLTGYYPVRQSSIDLLRKQGWFSQTPLQLVAFNQLTRTVPSPATAGGLNGAAIQTRRIIEEGVQKVLGGQGVAAALKDTKARADAALGEYNANFK